From one Mycobacterium colombiense CECT 3035 genomic stretch:
- a CDS encoding SDR family NAD(P)-dependent oxidoreductase — MDLGLANATAVVVGGSRGMGLATARCFADEGARVAVVGRSRDALDAAVTDLTQRGSPDAVGLTADIGDDDAVGAVFDELARRWDGELNALVVTVGPGAAGTFEDLTDDQWRESVEDGVLGMVRCVRAALPLLRKAQWARIVTFSAHSTQRQSVMLPAYTAAKSMLTSVSKNLSLLLAKDEILVNVVSPGSIASESLVGWAESVGVDGSDPYALMEAIAKHFGHPAHMPRAGLPDEIGPVAAFLASRRNSYMTGANINVDGGSDFT, encoded by the coding sequence ATGGATCTAGGGCTGGCGAATGCCACTGCGGTGGTCGTCGGTGGTAGCCGCGGTATGGGATTGGCGACGGCACGCTGCTTCGCCGACGAAGGTGCCCGGGTGGCGGTGGTCGGGCGTAGCCGAGATGCCCTCGACGCGGCGGTGACCGACCTCACGCAACGCGGGAGTCCCGACGCGGTCGGACTGACCGCCGACATCGGCGACGACGACGCGGTCGGGGCGGTGTTCGACGAGCTCGCGCGGCGATGGGACGGCGAGCTGAACGCTCTGGTCGTGACCGTGGGACCCGGCGCCGCGGGCACGTTCGAAGACCTGACCGACGACCAGTGGCGCGAGTCCGTCGAGGACGGCGTGCTGGGCATGGTCCGCTGCGTGCGTGCCGCGCTTCCGCTGTTGCGCAAGGCGCAATGGGCCCGCATCGTCACCTTCTCGGCGCATTCGACTCAGCGCCAAAGCGTCATGCTGCCCGCCTACACGGCGGCCAAGTCGATGCTGACCAGCGTTTCGAAGAACCTTTCCCTGCTGCTGGCCAAGGACGAGATCCTGGTCAACGTGGTATCACCGGGCAGCATCGCGTCGGAATCCCTGGTCGGCTGGGCGGAGTCGGTGGGTGTCGACGGCAGCGACCCCTACGCTCTGATGGAGGCCATCGCCAAGCATTTCGGTCATCCCGCGCACATGCCGCGGGCGGGCCTGCCGGACGAAATCGGCCCGGTCGCCGCGTTCCTGGCCTCGCGACGCAACTCCTACATGACCGGAGCCAACATCAACGTCGACGGCGGCTCGGACTTCACTTGA
- a CDS encoding TetR/AcrR family transcriptional regulator, whose amino-acid sequence MEVPVVAKQATADKRQRRERGSINPDDIISGAFELAEQVSIDNLSMPLLGKHLGVGVTSIYWYFRKKDDLLNAMTDRALSKYVFATPYVEASDWRETLANHARLMRKTFMGNPILCDLILIRAALSPKAARMGAQEMEKAVSNLVEAGLSPEDAFDTYSAISVHVRGSVVLQRLYEKNQSSDIGPRAIEDAVSIDPEKTPLLAQVTRIGHRIGAPDETNFEYGLTCILDHASRLIDESKGPKASKAAPSRQRKPTATRSRTKAAAAR is encoded by the coding sequence ATGGAGGTGCCCGTAGTGGCAAAACAGGCAACCGCCGATAAGCGCCAGCGACGCGAACGCGGGTCCATCAATCCCGATGACATCATCAGTGGCGCATTCGAACTCGCGGAGCAGGTGTCGATCGACAATCTGAGCATGCCGCTGCTCGGCAAACATCTCGGTGTCGGTGTGACGAGCATCTACTGGTACTTCCGCAAGAAGGACGACCTGCTCAACGCGATGACCGACCGCGCCCTGAGCAAGTACGTGTTCGCCACTCCCTATGTCGAGGCCAGCGACTGGCGCGAAACATTGGCCAACCATGCGCGGTTGATGCGTAAGACGTTCATGGGCAACCCAATTCTGTGCGACCTGATTCTGATTCGGGCGGCGCTTTCCCCGAAGGCGGCGCGGATGGGTGCTCAGGAGATGGAAAAGGCGGTCTCCAATCTGGTGGAGGCCGGCCTGTCACCGGAGGATGCGTTCGACACCTATTCGGCGATCTCGGTTCACGTTCGGGGGTCGGTGGTGCTGCAACGCCTCTACGAAAAGAACCAATCGTCGGACATCGGTCCCCGGGCCATCGAAGACGCCGTGTCCATCGATCCGGAAAAGACCCCGCTACTCGCTCAGGTCACCCGGATCGGCCACCGCATCGGCGCGCCCGACGAAACCAATTTCGAGTACGGGCTGACCTGCATTCTCGACCACGCCAGCCGGCTGATCGACGAGAGCAAGGGGCCGAAGGCCAGCAAGGCGGCGCCGTCACGCCAGCGCAAGCCGACCGCCACCCGGAGCCGGACCAAGGCGGCAGCCGCGCGCTGA
- a CDS encoding enoyl-CoA hydratase/isomerase family protein, whose product MTASSTSDDRVLFDVDPDRRIATITLNNPKQRNSYDATMREALARCLDRVAEDDDLTVVLLRGAEGVFSTGADMNNAYGWYGSSAQPDRGADDDRASKRRPSQRRRLTVDRKSFGFYHNFMGFPKVTVGEIAGYALGGGFEMALMTDISVIARDTKLGMPATRFLGPALGSLHMFFHRLGPVLARRLLLTGDIIEAAEIEHLGIFTDTCAPGAVTARARYWAEKAAKMPADGVVIAKEAFRLVEQSQAYQGEEVASYLFHAYGTNLQFGPGEFNFVKTRAQHGAREAFRLRDEHFHVPEPEG is encoded by the coding sequence ATGACCGCCTCGAGCACCTCAGACGATCGCGTGCTCTTCGACGTCGATCCCGATCGGCGCATCGCGACCATCACGCTGAACAACCCCAAGCAACGCAACTCGTATGACGCGACCATGCGTGAGGCTCTCGCGCGCTGTCTGGATCGGGTGGCCGAGGACGACGACCTGACGGTGGTGCTACTGCGTGGTGCCGAAGGGGTCTTCTCCACCGGAGCCGACATGAACAACGCCTACGGCTGGTATGGCTCGTCAGCGCAACCGGACCGGGGGGCCGACGACGACCGGGCGTCCAAACGCCGCCCCAGTCAGCGCCGGCGACTCACCGTGGACCGCAAGTCTTTTGGCTTCTACCACAATTTCATGGGGTTCCCGAAGGTGACGGTGGGGGAGATCGCCGGCTACGCCCTCGGCGGCGGCTTCGAGATGGCGTTGATGACCGACATCTCGGTCATCGCCCGTGACACCAAGCTCGGCATGCCCGCAACCCGCTTCCTTGGGCCCGCGCTCGGCAGCCTGCACATGTTCTTTCACCGGCTCGGGCCGGTGCTGGCCCGTCGCCTGCTCCTGACCGGCGACATCATCGAGGCGGCCGAGATCGAACACCTCGGAATCTTCACCGATACCTGCGCGCCCGGCGCGGTGACGGCCCGGGCGCGCTATTGGGCCGAGAAGGCGGCGAAGATGCCCGCCGACGGGGTCGTGATAGCAAAGGAGGCGTTCCGGTTGGTCGAGCAGAGCCAGGCGTACCAGGGCGAAGAGGTGGCCAGCTATCTGTTCCACGCCTACGGCACCAACCTGCAATTCGGGCCGGGCGAATTCAACTTCGTCAAAACCCGGGCGCAGCACGGCGCCAGGGAGGCGTTTCGGTTACGCGACGAGCATTTCCACGTACCGGAACCCGAAGGGTGA
- a CDS encoding enoyl-CoA hydratase/isomerase family protein has product MSQGADTAGAEGSVTVHRDGAVLLVTIDRPARRNSLTQLMIGTLVETLTDAAADDSLRAVHLRGAGDDFCAGADWVAANNPGGQRPRSGDLVRRIPHAAHRVIELVATIQLPVVCSVRGWAVGFGCNLALAADFTVAADDAVFWEPFIARGFSPDSGSTWLLPRLAGLARARRMLLLGEKVSAPDAADWGLIHQAVEGPDLDNAAEELVRRLASGPTAAIGLAKQALNFGQHATLSQSLTQELFNLELSCRTSDFKEGLEAFRQRRDPKFEGR; this is encoded by the coding sequence GTGAGTCAGGGGGCCGACACGGCCGGTGCCGAGGGTTCGGTGACAGTGCACCGCGACGGTGCGGTGTTACTGGTGACGATCGACCGTCCAGCACGGCGTAATTCGTTGACGCAGTTGATGATCGGGACTCTGGTCGAAACACTGACCGACGCCGCCGCCGACGATTCGCTGCGAGCCGTGCACCTGCGCGGAGCCGGCGACGACTTCTGCGCGGGCGCCGACTGGGTGGCCGCCAACAATCCGGGCGGGCAACGTCCCCGCAGCGGAGATCTGGTGCGACGCATCCCCCATGCCGCGCACCGCGTGATCGAGCTCGTCGCGACCATCCAGTTGCCGGTGGTGTGCAGCGTGCGGGGCTGGGCCGTGGGCTTCGGCTGCAACCTCGCGCTCGCCGCCGACTTCACCGTGGCCGCCGACGACGCGGTGTTCTGGGAGCCCTTCATCGCCCGCGGCTTCAGCCCGGACTCCGGATCCACCTGGCTGCTACCACGGCTCGCCGGCCTGGCTCGGGCTAGGCGCATGCTGCTGCTCGGCGAGAAGGTCAGCGCGCCGGATGCGGCCGATTGGGGACTGATTCACCAGGCGGTAGAAGGCCCCGACCTGGACAATGCCGCCGAGGAGTTGGTGCGCCGGCTCGCCTCCGGACCGACGGCAGCAATAGGCCTGGCCAAACAGGCGCTGAACTTCGGTCAGCACGCCACGCTGAGCCAATCGCTCACCCAGGAGCTGTTCAACCTCGAATTATCCTGCCGGACGAGCGATTTCAAGGAAGGCCTGGAGGCCTTCCGGCAGCGACGCGATCCGAAGTTCGAAGGCCGATGA
- a CDS encoding enoyl-CoA hydratase/isomerase family protein, with protein sequence MPTDSFDTIKYEVARHTATITLNRPDALNALSPHMITELRAAYDEAENDDNVWLTIVTGTGRAFCTGADVKEIPEDGKVIYERPYLSTYDQWEAPQEGTPPFRTMAKPVLTAVNGICCGAGMDWVTTTDIVIASEQATFFDPHVSIGLVAGRELVRVSRVLPRSIALRMALMGKHERMGAERAYELGLISEIVEHDRLLERAHEIADIVNSNAPLAVRGTRLAILKGLNVPLHEAEILAETFRERVLRTEDAAEGPRAFVEKRKPNWQCR encoded by the coding sequence ATGCCCACTGATTCGTTCGACACGATCAAGTACGAAGTCGCTCGCCACACCGCGACCATCACGCTGAACCGCCCGGATGCCCTCAATGCGCTCAGCCCGCACATGATCACCGAGCTGCGAGCCGCCTACGACGAGGCCGAAAACGACGACAACGTGTGGCTGACCATCGTGACCGGCACCGGCCGCGCGTTCTGCACCGGCGCCGACGTCAAAGAGATTCCCGAAGACGGCAAGGTGATCTACGAGCGGCCGTACCTGTCGACGTACGACCAGTGGGAGGCGCCGCAGGAGGGCACGCCGCCGTTTCGCACCATGGCCAAGCCCGTGCTGACCGCCGTGAACGGAATCTGCTGCGGCGCCGGCATGGACTGGGTCACGACGACCGACATCGTCATCGCTTCCGAGCAGGCGACCTTCTTCGATCCGCACGTCAGCATCGGGCTGGTGGCCGGCCGGGAACTGGTGCGGGTGTCTCGGGTGTTGCCCCGCTCGATCGCACTGCGAATGGCCTTGATGGGCAAGCACGAGCGGATGGGGGCTGAGCGCGCCTACGAGCTCGGGCTGATCAGCGAGATCGTCGAGCACGACCGCCTGCTGGAACGGGCTCACGAGATCGCCGACATCGTCAATTCCAATGCGCCGCTGGCCGTTCGGGGCACCAGACTGGCAATCCTCAAGGGCCTGAACGTGCCGCTGCACGAGGCGGAGATCCTCGCCGAGACCTTCCGCGAACGCGTGCTGCGCACCGAGGACGCCGCCGAAGGTCCCAGGGCGTTCGTCGAGAAGCGCAAACCGAACTGGCAGTGCCGATGA